The nucleotide sequence ACATAATCGCAAAAAGAACAGCAAGAACTTTACCTAATCCAGCAAGACCCATGGATCTCAAACCTTTAGTCAAATAATACATGGGACCACCAATAAACGGTTCCATCTGGACCTACATCACGATATTTTACACCTAGAGTACACTCTACAAACTTAGAAGCCATCCCTAGAAATCCTGCAACGATCATCCAGAAGGTTGCTCCTGCACCACCTACAGAAACTGCGATGGCAACACCTGCAATATTTCCTAAACCTACGGTTGCAGAGAGTGCCGCGGTTAAAGCTTGAAAGTGACTAACCTCACCATCAGAACTTTCATCCCTAATGGTGTCCTTAATATCTCCATCGACAGTGATCTCGTCACTTACCTCGTCAATATGATCTTCAAGACTGTCTACCTTATTAATGTCAACACCGTTGGCAATACCATCTTCTCCATAAAGCATTTCTGCTCCATGCTTTTCAATGTCCTCGTATTTACCACGAACCACCTGAATGGCTCTCCAAATCCCTGAAAAGTTGATAAATTTAAAATATATCGTAAAGAAGAGCGCTCCTAGGATTAATGGGAAAAGCACCCAATAAACTCTAGTAAATGGTGCAGAGGCTACAATTTCCCACACTAGAACCTGGAACTATATCCGTTGTTGCGATTTTGAATGTACCGCCGTCAACAACAATATTTGGATTAGCTGTTTTGAGCTCAATCTCCTCTGCGATTTGATCTCCAGAAAGAGAAATTCTGTTGACGTTAAGAGAATCGTTTTCTAAAGTATATCTAACACCATCTGGGGCATTGAAACTAGGTACCGCAAAACGATCATCTGGATCACGTATCGCGAGTCTATCAAGAACATCCAGTTCAATAGTCATTTCATCTTCAACCGTTCCCATTGGAATTTGATAAAAGACTCCTGCGACATAATCACCAGTGGCCCAACCAAAGGCGTCATCTATCTTTTCGTCAATTCCTTTTTCTTCTTGTTGCTCTTGTGCAAACACAGCCGTTGAGAGCATCAATGCCATTAGCGATAGGACAATTTTGTTAAGATTTTTCATCTATTAAGAACTCGTTTTTTTGATTAAGCAAGCAAGATGCATAAAAATCTTGCCTTTTAAAAGTTTTGTTAAGAAATAGTAAAGCTATAGCAGGCTACTCGTGAATTCGATAAGATTTTTGTAGCTGGGCAATCTGTTGGGAATTTCCCACAACGATGATTTTAGACCCAGTACCAATGACGGTTTCTGGACTTGGATTTACTACATATTCTCCGTCAGGAGATTTGTACCCTATAATAGTACAGCCCGTTTTTTGACGCAGGTTGAGATCGATGATAGTACATTTATTCTGGTGGTCAAACATCTGCTCAAATGAGACCTGTTCCAGATTGACTCCATCATCACCACCATAGCTCAAATTATCCCAGAATTCAATCAAATCCGGACTTACAATTAGTGATGCCATATGCTGGCCTCCTATTTGGTCTGGAAGTATGACATTGTCAGCACCAGCGAGTTTTAGTTTTTTATAACTGGTTTCTTCACTGGCTCTAGAAATGATTTTGAGATCCTTATTTAGCTGTCTAGCACTCAAAACAATAAAAAGATTGTCTGCATCGTCTGGAAGTGCCGTAATCAGAACAGATGCCTTATCTATCCCAGCAGATTGTAATACCTCATCCTCATTAGCATTACCGCGGTAGAAATACTTGTTATCGAGCTGGCAATCATCAATCACCTGTTGATCCTTTTCAATGATTATGAAATCACGCTTGTAATCCTGTAGTTTAGCCACTGCCTGTTTCCCATTACGGCCGTAGCCGCAAACGATGATGTGATTTTCCATAGAGTTAAGATATTTTTTCTTTTCGCGAGCTCTTCTTGCCTGTAGCGAGTTTCTAGTTAGCAGATATTCGGAAATTACAGATACTGAATAACCCACTATCACCACACTAGTCAAGATGATGAATATGGTGAATAGTTTAGCTTCTGGACTAGGATCTCCTATCTCACGATAACCAACGGTTGTAATAGTGATCACCGTCATGTACAAGGCATCAATCCATGACAAGCCCAGCATGAATTTATACCCTAAACAACCCGTTACCATGACCGAGGTTAGAAGGCTTATCGCTATCGTTATTTTGTTACGCATAGTGGTGCCTATAAATCAAAAACAGAACTGCGTTTGACATAAATCAAATCCTTTATGCGCAACCAAAACGCCATGATCAAATAAACTGCAAATCCAGCTCCTAGAGTAGCAAATGTAAAATAGATGAATGTGATGCGCACATTACGTGCACGCATGCCCAATCGGTCTGCCATACGTGTGCTCACATAGAAACCATACTTTTCCATGTAATGCCTTAATTCTGTAACAACGCCCATATGTCAAATGTACTCTATAGAACCTAATATTTCCT is from Nonlabens sp. YIK11 and encodes:
- a CDS encoding PspC family transcriptional regulator, producing MGVVTELRHYMEKYGFYVSTRMADRLGMRARNVRITFIYFTFATLGAGFAVYLIMAFWLRIKDLIYVKRSSVFDL
- a CDS encoding potassium channel family protein, coding for MRNKITIAISLLTSVMVTGCLGYKFMLGLSWIDALYMTVITITTVGYREIGDPSPEAKLFTIFIILTSVVIVGYSVSVISEYLLTRNSLQARRAREKKKYLNSMENHIIVCGYGRNGKQAVAKLQDYKRDFIIIEKDQQVIDDCQLDNKYFYRGNANEDEVLQSAGIDKASVLITALPDDADNLFIVLSARQLNKDLKIISRASEETSYKKLKLAGADNVILPDQIGGQHMASLIVSPDLIEFWDNLSYGGDDGVNLEQVSFEQMFDHQNKCTIIDLNLRQKTGCTIIGYKSPDGEYVVNPSPETVIGTGSKIIVVGNSQQIAQLQKSYRIHE